A region from the Phycodurus eques isolate BA_2022a chromosome 12, UOR_Pequ_1.1, whole genome shotgun sequence genome encodes:
- the cln5 gene encoding ceroid-lipofuscinosis neuronal protein 5 homolog: MPRSEIRVCFFVSLAFLHVANAFKNQTWPVPYRRFDHRPEADPYCQALFPFCPTGDRDGRIPYMKDADVVSVYRLQTPVWEFKYGDVLGKLRIMHDAVGFSSAETGANYTVEWYELFQLGNCTFPHLRPDVFAPFWCNQGAACFFDGIDDFHWAQNGTLEKIGEISGNQFNDLARWVRDDNTTGIYYETWTARSHPGPDATVWFESYDCSQFVHRAHRKLSALGAKLSSRSQTNYTKIYLYSGEPAYLGNDSAIFGQPALKNLATEIRDFYEVFRPHQSLAEFALSVLRAYKKVVMDKRFYLYYNFEYWRLPMKPPYVGILYEEVPLP; encoded by the exons ATGCCTCGCTCGGAGATCCGTGTGTGTTTCTTCGTCTCGTTGGCCTTTCTTCACGTCGCCAACGCATTCAAGAATCAAACGTGGCCGGTGCCGTACAG ACGCTTCGACCATCGGCCCGAAGCGGACCCTTACTGTCAAGCTCTTTTCCCGTTCTGTCCCACCGGCGACCGAGACGGCCGCATTCCCTACATGAAGGACGCTGACGTCGTTTCGGTGTATCGCCTGCAGACTCCCGTCTGGGAATTCAAGTACGGAGACGTCCTGGGAAAACTC CGCATCATGCACGACGCCGTCGGCTTCAGCAGCGCCGAGACGGGGGCCAACTACACCGTGGAGTGGTACGAACTCTTCCAGCTGGGAAACTGCACCTTCCCGCACCTCCGACCGGACGTCTTCGCCCCCTTCTGGTGCAACCAGGGGGCCGCGTGCTTCTTTGACGGCATCGACGATTTCCACTGGGCGCAGAACGGAACCTTGGAGAAAATAGGAGAAATCAGCG GCAATCAGTTTAACGATCTGGCCCGGTGGGTGCGCGACGACAACACGACGGGCATCTACTACGAGACGTGGACGGCGCGGTCCCACCCGGGCCCCGACGCCACCGTGTGGTTCGAGTCGTACGACTGCTCGCAGTTCGTGCACCGCGCTCACCGCAAGCTGAGCGCGCTGGGGGCCAAACTGTCCAGCCGCTCCCAGACCAACTACACCAAGATCTACCTGTACAGCGGAGAGCCCGCCTACCTGGGCAACGACAGCGCCATCTTCGGCCAGCCGGCGCTCAAGAACCTGGCGACGGAGATCCGGGACTTTTACGAGGTCTTCCGACCCCACCAGTCCCTGGCGGAGTTCGCCTTGAGCGTGCTGCGGGCTTACAAGAAGGTGGTGATGGACAAACGCTTCTACTTGTACTACAACTTTGAGTACTGGAGGCTGCCCATGAAGCCTCCCTACGTGGGCATCCTATACGAGGAGGTGCCTTTGCCTTAA
- the fbxl3a gene encoding F-box/LRR-repeat protein 3, whose protein sequence is MKRIKGAKEEGNSSPSKSPPEARKKVRKQSSPASEAGDSRDSGWARLPQELLLHVFQYLPLLDRAFASQVCRGWNQAFHMPELWRCFEFELNQPASSYLKATHPDLIKQIIKRHSNHLQYVSFKVDSSTESAEAACDILSQLVNCSLKTLGLISTARPSFMEVPKSHFISALTVVFVNSKSLSSLKIDDTPVDDPSLKVLVANNSDTLKLLKMSSCPHVSPAGILCVADQCHGLRELALNYHLLSDELLLALSSEKHVHLEHLRIDVVSENPGQHFHSIKKSSWDAMVRHSPKFNLVMYFFLYEDEFGPFFNDEIPVTHLYFGRSVSKEVLGRVGLHCPRLVELVVCANGLRPLDEELIRIAKRCTQLSAVGLGECEVSCGAFVEFVKMCGRRLSQLSIMEEVLIPDHKYSLDEIHWEVSKHLGRVWFPDMMPTW, encoded by the exons ATGAAGAGGATAAAAGGCGCCAAGGAGGAGGGCAACAGCTCCCCCAGTAAGAGCCCGCCCGAGGCGCGCAAGAAAGTTCGCAAGCAGTCGAGCCCGGCGTCGGAGGCCGGCGACTCGCGGGACTCCGGCTGGGCCCGGCTGCCGCAAGAGCTGCTGCTGCACGTCTTCCAGTACCTCCCGCTGCTGGATCGGGCCTTCGCCTCGCAGGTGTGCCGCGGGTGGAACCAGGCGTTCCACATGCCCGAGCTGTGGCGCTGCTTCGAGTTTGAGCTCAACCAGCCCGCCAGCTCTTACCTGAAAGCCACGCACCCGGACCTGATCAAACAGATCATCAAGAGGCATTCCAACCACTTGCAGTATGTCAGCTTCAAG GTGGACAGCAGCACCGAGTCCGCAGAGGCGGCCTGTGACATTCTTTCGCAGTTGGTAAACTGCTCCCTGAAGACTTTAGGGCTCATCTCAACAGCCAGACCCAGTTTCATGGAGGTCCCCAAG TCTCACTTCATCTCGGCACTGACGGTGGTGTTCGTCAACTCCAAGTCGCTGTCGTCGCTGAAGATCGACGACACGCCGGTGGACGATCCCTCGCTGAAGGTGCTGGTGGCCAACAACAGCGACACGCTCAAGCTGCTCAAGATGAGCAGCTGCCCTCACGTCTCGCCGGCAG GGATCCTGTGCGTGGCGGACCAGTGCCACGGCCTGCGGGAGCTGGCGTTGAACTACCACCTCCTGAGCGACGAGCTCCTGCTGGCGCTGTCGTCGGAGAAGCACGTGCACCTGGAGCACCTGCGCATCGACGTGGTGAGCGAGAACCCGGGCCAGCACTTCCACAGCATCAAGAAGAGCAGCTGGGACGCCATGGTGCGCCACTCGCCCAAGTTCAACCTCGTCATGTACTTCTTCCTGTACGAGGACGAGTTCGGGCCCTTCTTCAACGACGAGATCCCCGTCACGCACCTCTACTTCGGCCGCTCCGTCAGCAAGGAGGTGCTGGGCCGCGTGGGCCTGCACTGCCCGCGCCTGGTGGAGCTGGTGGTGTGCGCCAACGGCCTGCGTCCGCTGGACGAGGAGCTGATCCGCATCGCCAAGCGCTGCACGCAGCTGTCGGCCGTCGGCCTGGGCGAGTGCGAGGTGTCGTGCGGCGCCTTCGTGGAGTTCGTCAAGATGTGCGGGCGCCGCCTGTCGCAGCTCTCCATCATGGAGGAGGTGCTCATCCCCGACCACAAGTACTCCCTGGACGAGATCCACTGGGAGGTGTCCAAGCACCTGGGCCGGGTTTGGTTCCCGGACATGATGCCCACCTGGTAG